A genomic window from Streptomyces sp. NBC_01429 includes:
- a CDS encoding pectate lyase family protein, with amino-acid sequence MALTLTALAAPAQGQSRTASPAAERAALPAGDGWAAESGSTTGGRDATADHVYTVTTWAEFRAALSAAEDNPSVIRVKGTLDALSDSVGNPLTCKDYEAKGYSFEQYLADYDPAVWGYDEEVSGEQEDLRAASAKLQGAQVKVNVPANTTIVGVGRNARILGGSLQVRDVDNVIIRNLTFEDAFNCFPQWDPTDGAYGEWNSEYDNLVLYGSTHVWVDHNTFTDGRHPDSEQPYYFGRLYQQHDGELDVVRGADLVTVSWNVFKEHDKTILIGNSDSLTAVDRGKLRVTLHHNQFKNLKERAPRVRFGQVDAYNNHYVVQKSGYGYSFGIGFESKLVAEKNAFTVPKGVGLGQILKKWSDAPVTTSGNVVNGKPVDLLAVHNAEIPEETLRPDAGWTPVLRASVDNPRAVPGLVDGGAGAGKLH; translated from the coding sequence ATGGCCCTGACCCTGACCGCGCTCGCGGCTCCCGCCCAGGGGCAGTCCCGGACCGCGAGCCCCGCCGCCGAGCGGGCCGCGCTCCCCGCGGGCGACGGCTGGGCCGCCGAGTCCGGCTCCACCACCGGCGGCCGCGACGCCACCGCGGACCATGTCTACACCGTCACCACCTGGGCGGAGTTCAGAGCGGCGCTGAGCGCCGCCGAGGACAACCCGTCGGTCATCCGGGTCAAGGGCACCCTGGACGCCCTCTCCGACAGCGTGGGCAACCCGCTCACCTGCAAGGACTACGAGGCCAAGGGCTACTCCTTCGAGCAGTACCTCGCGGACTACGATCCGGCGGTCTGGGGGTACGACGAGGAGGTCAGCGGCGAGCAGGAGGATCTGCGGGCCGCCTCCGCCAAGCTCCAGGGTGCCCAGGTCAAGGTGAACGTGCCCGCCAACACCACCATCGTGGGGGTGGGCAGGAACGCCCGTATCCTCGGTGGCAGCCTCCAGGTCAGGGACGTCGACAACGTCATCATCCGCAACCTCACCTTCGAGGACGCCTTCAACTGCTTCCCGCAGTGGGATCCGACGGACGGCGCGTACGGCGAGTGGAACTCCGAGTACGACAACCTGGTGCTGTACGGCTCCACCCATGTCTGGGTGGACCACAACACCTTCACGGACGGCCGCCACCCCGACAGCGAACAGCCCTACTACTTCGGCCGGTTGTACCAGCAGCACGACGGTGAGCTGGACGTCGTCAGGGGCGCGGACCTGGTCACCGTCTCCTGGAACGTCTTCAAGGAGCACGACAAGACCATTCTGATCGGCAACAGCGACAGTCTGACCGCCGTCGACCGGGGCAAGCTGCGCGTCACCCTGCACCACAACCAGTTCAAGAACCTGAAGGAACGGGCGCCGAGGGTGCGGTTCGGCCAGGTCGACGCGTACAACAACCACTATGTGGTGCAGAAGTCGGGGTACGGATACTCCTTCGGCATCGGCTTCGAGTCCAAGCTCGTCGCCGAGAAGAACGCGTTCACCGTCCCGAAGGGGGTGGGCCTCGGCCAGATCCTGAAGAAGTGGTCGGACGCGCCGGTCACCACCTCCGGCAATGTCGTCAACGGCAAGCCCGTCGATCTGCTCGCGGTGCACAACGCGGAGATCCCCGAGGAGACCCTGCGGCCCGACGCGGGCTGGACCCCGGTCCTGCGCGCCTCGGTCGATAACCCGCGCGCCGTCCCTGGCCTGGTCGACGGCGGGGCCGGGGCCGGAAAGCTGCACTGA
- a CDS encoding rhamnogalacturonan acetylesterase, which yields MSISRRQAAAALSALPLAVAAAPAAAAAGGRSGRPERSPGTVHIAGDSTAADKYASAAPETGWGMALPFLLRKGIAVANHAVNGRSSKSFIDEGRLAAVLGVIRPGDLLLIQFGHNDEKSADPTRYTEPWSTYQDCLRQYVKGARDAGARPVLLTSVERRKFDTAGDAVATHGDYPAAMRALAAAERVPLLDIQAASLALWQRLGAEGTEPYFHWLLPGESPNYPDGVSDNTHFHPPGAIAVARLVARSLRDERVLAPGDTRRLDEEIPASWLSWLDD from the coding sequence GTGTCCATCTCGCGAAGACAGGCCGCCGCGGCGCTCTCCGCGCTGCCGCTGGCCGTCGCCGCGGCCCCCGCCGCCGCGGCGGCGGGCGGCAGGAGCGGCCGCCCGGAAAGGTCCCCGGGAACCGTCCACATCGCCGGGGACTCCACGGCAGCGGACAAGTACGCGAGCGCCGCACCCGAGACCGGCTGGGGCATGGCGCTCCCCTTCCTGCTCAGGAAGGGCATCGCGGTCGCCAACCACGCGGTGAACGGCCGCAGTTCGAAAAGTTTCATCGACGAGGGCCGGCTCGCCGCCGTCCTCGGTGTGATCCGGCCCGGTGATCTCCTGCTGATCCAGTTCGGGCACAACGACGAGAAGTCCGCCGACCCCACCCGCTACACCGAGCCGTGGTCCACGTACCAGGACTGTCTGCGGCAGTACGTGAAGGGGGCCAGGGACGCCGGCGCGCGCCCGGTGCTGCTCACCTCGGTCGAGCGCCGCAAATTCGACACGGCGGGCGACGCGGTCGCCACCCACGGCGACTACCCGGCGGCGATGCGCGCGCTGGCCGCCGCCGAACGGGTGCCGCTGCTCGACATCCAGGCCGCTTCGCTGGCGCTGTGGCAGCGCCTGGGGGCCGAGGGCACCGAACCGTACTTCCACTGGCTCCTGCCGGGCGAGTCGCCGAACTACCCGGACGGCGTCTCGGACAACACCCACTTCCATCCGCCGGGCGCCATCGCGGTGGCGCGTCTGGTGGCCCGTTCGCTGCGGGACGAGCGGGTGCTCGCGCCCGGCGACACCCGCCGTCTCGACGAAGAGATCCCCGCGTCCTGGCTCAGCTGGCTCGACGACTGA
- a CDS encoding ABC transporter substrate-binding protein — protein sequence MSIRRTSSRGNPFRGRTAAAVSLTAVLALTATACGDDGSGGGGSEGSGKGEITLWDNNTGERRDIWAQIIKDFEKENPDIHVKYVGIPIDQVQAKYDTAIDGGGLPDVGGVTTAYLSNLVIRDVLDPVDERIGSSGLKGRLVPTMVDSVKAAGGRGDEMYSVPTSSNNGTLWYRTDLFSAAGLKAPATWSEFYAAAEKLTAAGKNRFGYTIRGGAGSIAPAMDAMYGQSGITSFWDGDKTTVNDPKNVAALEKYVALYKKVTPSADVNNDFIKMVAQWDNGTIGMLTHNLASYQDHVKALGNDKFKGLPYPTAEDGSRVQVSNPVDGLGLFKNSKNKAAAWKLIEFAASHKSNSAWNASAGSIPANTDAASDTWIKNAEPTAAAMKALSDGSTKIVDLPYYLPDWNTISKSGNEPNFQKVLLGDMTAKEFADKVAKELNEAQAEWKEQNKG from the coding sequence ATGAGCATCCGCAGGACATCCAGCAGAGGAAACCCCTTCAGAGGGCGGACGGCCGCGGCCGTCTCGCTGACCGCCGTCCTCGCCCTGACGGCCACCGCGTGCGGTGACGACGGAAGCGGCGGGGGCGGGAGTGAGGGCTCCGGCAAGGGCGAGATCACGCTGTGGGACAACAACACGGGTGAGCGCAGGGACATCTGGGCACAGATCATCAAGGACTTCGAGAAGGAGAACCCGGACATCCACGTCAAGTACGTGGGCATCCCGATCGACCAGGTGCAGGCGAAGTACGACACGGCGATCGACGGCGGCGGGCTGCCGGACGTCGGCGGGGTGACCACCGCCTATCTCTCCAACCTGGTGATACGGGACGTCCTGGACCCGGTGGACGAGCGCATCGGCTCCAGCGGCCTCAAGGGCAGGCTGGTCCCCACCATGGTCGACAGTGTGAAGGCGGCGGGCGGGCGCGGGGACGAGATGTACTCGGTGCCGACGTCCAGCAACAACGGCACGCTCTGGTACCGCACCGACCTGTTCTCGGCCGCGGGTCTCAAGGCGCCCGCCACCTGGTCCGAGTTCTACGCGGCGGCCGAGAAGCTCACCGCCGCCGGGAAGAACCGCTTCGGCTACACCATCCGGGGCGGCGCGGGCTCCATCGCGCCCGCCATGGACGCGATGTACGGGCAGTCGGGCATCACGTCCTTCTGGGACGGCGACAAGACCACCGTCAACGACCCCAAGAACGTGGCGGCGCTGGAGAAGTACGTCGCCCTGTACAAGAAGGTGACGCCGTCCGCCGACGTCAACAACGACTTCATCAAGATGGTCGCGCAGTGGGACAACGGCACGATCGGGATGCTGACCCACAACCTGGCCTCCTACCAGGATCATGTGAAGGCGCTCGGCAACGACAAGTTCAAGGGACTCCCCTATCCGACGGCGGAGGACGGCTCGCGCGTCCAGGTCTCCAACCCGGTCGACGGTCTGGGCCTGTTCAAGAACAGCAAGAACAAGGCGGCGGCCTGGAAGCTCATCGAGTTCGCCGCCTCGCACAAGTCCAACAGCGCGTGGAACGCGTCGGCGGGCTCCATCCCGGCCAACACCGACGCCGCCTCCGACACCTGGATCAAGAACGCCGAGCCGACCGCCGCCGCGATGAAGGCGCTCAGCGACGGCTCCACGAAGATCGTCGACCTGCCGTACTACCTGCCCGACTGGAACACCATCAGCAAGAGCGGCAACGAGCCGAACTTCCAGAAGGTGCTGCTCGGTGACATGACCGCCAAGGAGTTCGCGGACAAGGTCGCCAAGGAGCTCAACGAGGCCCAGGCGGAGTGGAAGGAACAGAACAAGGGCTGA
- a CDS encoding PmoA family protein → MKIEPRVSGVAEATVLHCDGRPVATYAHRADHTRIPAGLSPRPYLHPVRTLGGVTVTELRPADHAHHLGVSMAVPDISGTTFPGVNFWGGRTYVRDRGPMELENHGTQEHTGWLLRDPDGCVQELSWERRGRELLRERRTISAGALSADAWVLDFTSALTNVSGEDLSVGSPATNGRPGAGYGGFFWRAPRQEADGPAPDVFTGDATGEEAVHGRTADWLVLAGRDWSLLFCGGNAETRADPWFVRTTGYPGVGSSLAWERRMPLPEGGSTARRVVTVVVDGRLDRPGAAALARKAVTA, encoded by the coding sequence ATGAAGATCGAGCCGCGCGTTTCCGGCGTCGCCGAGGCCACGGTGCTGCACTGCGACGGCCGCCCGGTGGCCACGTACGCCCACCGGGCGGACCACACGCGCATCCCGGCGGGGCTCTCGCCGCGCCCCTATCTGCATCCGGTACGCACCCTCGGCGGGGTCACGGTCACCGAGCTGCGGCCGGCCGACCACGCACACCATCTGGGGGTGTCCATGGCCGTCCCCGACATCTCGGGAACGACCTTCCCCGGGGTCAACTTCTGGGGCGGGCGCACCTACGTACGCGACCGGGGCCCCATGGAGCTGGAGAACCACGGCACTCAGGAGCACACGGGCTGGCTCCTGCGGGACCCCGACGGCTGTGTGCAGGAGCTGTCCTGGGAACGCCGGGGGAGGGAGCTGCTCAGGGAGCGGCGGACGATCAGCGCCGGCGCGCTCTCCGCCGACGCGTGGGTCCTCGACTTCACCTCGGCGCTGACCAATGTGTCGGGCGAGGATCTCTCCGTGGGCAGCCCGGCCACCAACGGCCGGCCGGGCGCGGGGTACGGCGGCTTCTTCTGGCGCGCGCCCCGGCAGGAGGCGGACGGCCCGGCGCCGGACGTGTTCACCGGCGACGCGACCGGCGAGGAGGCGGTGCACGGGCGCACCGCCGACTGGCTGGTGCTCGCCGGACGGGACTGGTCGCTGCTGTTCTGCGGCGGGAACGCGGAGACCCGCGCCGACCCGTGGTTCGTGCGGACCACCGGATATCCCGGGGTGGGTTCCTCGCTGGCCTGGGAGCGGCGGATGCCGCTGCCCGAGGGCGGGAGCACGGCCCGGCGTGTCGTCACCGTCGTGGTGGACGGCCGGCTCGACCGGCCGGGCGCGGCGGCGCTCGCCCGTAAGGCGGTGACGGCGTGA